The genome window GCCCACCTCCTTGACTCACTTGCGTTTTTAACCAAGTGAGCATTGTGTGTTTAGGAAGAGCCGTGAAACTTTACAGTTTTGGATACCTTCCTAGTTATTTCCAACATGAAGGTTACTGACGGTGATGTGATTCGCTGTCACCTTCAAGTCATGCATGGAATCAATGTGAAAGGTGTTGAGAGGAAAACAGACAGACTCTTTGTCGGGGGTGCAAAGGTTTTCGGTGTTCCTCTGGAGAATTTGTCGAGGAACTTCATTCCGGAATTTGGCCTGGTTCCAGGGTGAGTGtgaaaaccccccccccccaaaaaaagtgttgtgTTAACTGAATACAGAAGTTTGGCTTGTCTTTGAATCTTTTGCGTCTCAGCTTTCTCGTGGACGCTTGTTCATTTCTTCTGGAGCGTGCTGGGACGGTGGGCCTGTTCCGAAAACCAGGCTCTCTCCCTCGCATTAAGGCTCTCAGGGTAGGTGTCCTTACAGTTGAAACAATAATGTCTAGTGCAGCATTTCCCAGCCTTTTATTTAGCCATGGCACATATTTTGCACtaaaatctcactgcacaccaccaaacaagtTTTATAACAAGCATACAGTACTCCCAAGAAGATATTCGGTTTCTAGGGTAATTTCTggttgaacctaaaatgcactacaatCTTTACTGGTGAACTTTACTACGAAACTTCTTAATGCACGTCAGCTGTTCAGTGTTTCAATAATTTTTGGCATGACTTATCTAACTGCTTAATGGCAAAATTCTCACGTGTTTGCTCTATCAAGCAATAGATATTGGAATTGGTATTGAaactcttcatcatgctgttcaatTTGACATGACCCAGATGACGCCTGCCACTGAATGGAAGagtcacaaaaaaaaggcataccaattgactttttttttttgggggggaggaatgtattggtcaattcatggataaaacacctgttgggagttttgccgttcagctccttgttagagaactgCACGTTGTCCTAAAAGAGCTGAAACGAACAAgtgcattcaaaggtttagagGTCAAATTTAAGATCACCTACAAAGGTTGGTTATGGTGCATTTTAGGtgcatcctgaaatttcacctggaaactgaaataaacaaactttttagtgttaaatgaaatattaatttaCTTGGTGGCgggacggtgggcgactggttagagtgtctgcctcacagttctgaggactggggttcaatccctggccccgcctgtgtggagtttgcttgttctccccgtgcctgtgtgggttttctccgggcactcctgtttcctcccacatcccaaaagcatgcacggtaggtcaattgaagactctaaattgcccgtaggtgtgaatgtgagtgcaaatggttgtttgtttctatgtgccctgcgattggctggcgaccagttcagggtgtaccccgcctcctgccagatgagaagcggctctgaaaatggatggatggaatttactTGGTGTGCGTATTtagtatgaatggcaacaggtggaaacaaatgttatgtaccttctgccatctagaagagcatttatttttactgcctGTCACAATAGAtggctgggaaaaaaatatgcgttttttttttttttgtagtaaatcattttcagaccaattgaataaaatgttatttcccCTTGCACATAGGTTTGGAATCAATGATGTCGTTTGCGCCAAGCAGTGAACTTGCATTCCGATCATTATTTCAGGCCAAGCTAAATCGTGGAGAGGCCTGTCTAGCCACAGCCTTCGCCTACGACATGGCCACCATCATCAAGCAGTTCTGCAGGGAGCTACCAGAGCCTCTGATTCCTGCAGAGATCCACGCGGCTATACTGAAGGCACAGTCGCTGGACTCCCTACAGGACAGAACCTTGGCCCTCCAGCTGCTGTCTTGTCTACTGCCTGCCAGAAATGCCTCCTGTCTGCATTATTTGTTTGACTTCCTGTCCAAAGTGACCCAGAGGTTTGAGAAAACACTTTTTACAATGAGGATTATTATAAGGCAAGGAGGAGTGTGAGGCAATTTAGAGCTTGTGAATATTTTTGATTTGGGGAACTTATTGTATCCCAGTGGGGACAAATTGGATTTGACTTACTGTATTTCTTTCAAACAGTAACCTCATCTTGTATGTCAGATCTTTTGTGCTGCCTGAAATGTTTTGAGCAGAACATGGGTCAGTTTTAAATTTGTCTTAACACTTCTGGgccataaatatgaaacaatcatatttattaaaaaaaaagtgtcagtacgtcataaaatatacaataaatgaggACTGCccggtttttccaaaatatcttTCTTGTTACTTGACAAATTAGTTATTTGGGGTTGTATACAGCAGGTAGTGCACGTTAGGGGACTAATGCACCCAATTTCTACATTGTAGGACTTTTATTTTTGGTTCTAATGCCTTATTGTTGGTTAAAATTGTCAGATGTGAGGAAAACTTGATGACCAGCACTAACCTGGCTACAGTCTTTGCGCCATGTCTCCTACCACCTCCCAACAAGCAAGAGATGTCTGAAGGGCGCTTTGAACTCCGAATTCTTGTCCTGCGCACTTTCATCGAAAAGCCGCAATTGTTTGGTAAATACTCCCATCCTCTCGTTATCACTTTTTACCTAaaggcattttaaaatgtataaatattgtCATGACCCATGTTCTTCAGGTGTGATTCCAAAAGCTGTTATGGATAGCATGGAAGTCCTGATGAACTTCCATCTTCTGAACGAGTCTCACTCAAAGAAAGAAACTCAAAAGAGGCACAGTTTGAAAGGTTGACATAAGACTGACTGTATATCCAAAACAATCGCCACATGTAGACTTTACTCGCTCAGTTTGCTTTAAATTCATATAGTTTTGTGGTCTGTAAAGACTGTACCGTGGCTTCAAGGGAAGTCAAAGGTCAGGCCGCCAGTCCATCACCAGGAGTCCGTGCCAAGACGACCAACTCTCAGGAGGAGCCTCGGTCTGGAGGCTTTCCCGAATATCGTCTTTTTTAGGGCTTGTCTGGCTTCTGAAGGTATAATGGGAAAGGAAAAGTGAATTCTGCGGGTCTTGTAACTCGTCTAGTTACAAGTCTTCAACTTGTAACTGCTTCTGTAGACCAAGATTCATCACCTGGAGCTGCCATCTTGGATGCCTTAAATCTTTCTGGCAAACGGTCTTCACCTAATCTGATAAATGGGTATGTTATTATAGTATAAGTATTTAACTAATCAAACTTTCAATCGGGCCATACCTGTATGATGTGTGCTGTGATTGCAGGGAGCTGCGTCTTGCACTGTTCCCTGGGCTTGTCCGAGGACAGGATGCAGCCTCACCTGCGCTCACTGGTGTGGGCAAGCTACAACTGGCATCCTGGAGTAGACGCATTTCTTTATAATGCATGCCTGAtgatcatgtattttttttacattttttaaaatcagaatttAGATTTAATTTAAATTCTCATAGCTATTTATATTCAATTGTGGTCATGTGCcatcattcaaataaaaagttttCTTCCATGTTTATCTCTTCACTTATTGACAATAAGGCACAAGTATTTGTCAGTTTGACATGGCAGccataaaatattaaaactatGCAAATGCCCATCTTAACCCCAATGGCAGTCATGGCTAAAACAAGTGGCATGGTTTCACTATCCAGCGTCAGAGGTCACTTTATCCACAATAATTTTCATTCCTTCATGtttcgcttctcctcactaaggtcgcgggcgtgctggagcctatcccagcaatcttcggccGAGAGACGAGGtccactctgaactggtcgccagccagttgcagggcacatttaaaccaCCATTCACAGGGAACcattaaacaaccattcgtgcacacgattgaaccccggtcctcagaactgtgaggcagatgtgctaatcagtcgccctccacaatcctttttttttaaaatgaaaattaatagTGTTTTAGACATTTTCATTTGCATCTAGAAGTATTGGACAAACTTTAATTTGCATTTGCCTCGCAAATGCAATTCACTGAATTTGTCAAGGCTGCAATTCGACACCCAGTTCTCATCTCCTCGTGAACAATATTGGTAGGATAGCCAATCAGAAGAGAGGATTGTCAGTTTCCAAGCAACTGTGGCTGGGCAATCACGGTTAGGCAGCGGTCCACCGGAACCATGTCAAGCGCCTTCATATATACACAGCTTTCACGCTATGACGACGACGTGATCGTATATTAAAATCACTAAATGAATTTGAAACACACAAGGCTAAGGGgaactttcaaaatgttttaagaaCGGATAAATTCTCATTATGCTGGAACAAGTCGTTgcgtcattttattttgaaggccggAAGTCAAAATTCGCTATGGTTGTACCTTGACTGGCATCTTGTTCGGTCGCCAAGTCCTTTTATTGACGAGGTAAGAAAATGCCTGCATTAATCTTTATAAGGAGTTGTTATAGCTGCTTGAAATTTGGTGAACGTTTGAATTGAAACAGCACATCACCTGAATGTAAATAAAAGCGGGTTATGGTATTCTGCTGTGCAACTACGAGGCTGGTTATTTACGGGCCATAATGGCTTGTTTACACAACAGAATCATTACACGCAATTTGATGCTTTAGCGTTTGATTATGGAATTATAATCTTCGCTCCTTCAAATTCTGTCATGAATAgtcgaacaaaacaaaaaaatatattttttcccccccgcatCTTTTGCATCCTCGCTGATGACGGAGATGTGGTCGGCGGTGTTCGGGGTCCTGCTGTGTCTGCAACTGGACGGTGCTGCGGGCCGCAGTGCCCTCGGGGCCGACCAGGTGTCCGAGGCCGACATCCAGCGACTCCTGCACGGCGTCATGGAGCAGCTGGGCATCGCTCGGCCCAGGGTGGAGTATCCCGCCCACCAGGCCACAAATATCGTCGGGCCTCAAAGCATACAAGGTAATGTCAGATTCTGTTGGGGCCTCCAGTTGGCGACTTTTGTGTTTCTAATTTAGTGCCTActgtatttaagcacagtgaATGTTACATTGCTTACAATAATAATGGACCTTTTCAGAATAAAACCTGCCTCATTTTGTTCATAAACACTcgggcctactatgctactgtaaataaatgttggcCATTATGGCGGTACTGGCTTCGATAGATGGGCGGGAAAAACGTCTCATCGTAATTTTTTGGgcaagtgaaattggatagtGCCACGGTGACCCTGTTTGGGAATCACAAGGGTTAGCTCAATTTCGAGGCCAGTATTGTCCTGGCTGTCGTGCCCTTTTTGAAAAGCTCTACCGGGAGTCGGTGAACGACATCCATATAAACCACAGTATCAGAAGTCTTCTGAATGTGAAGAAAGTCATCGTTCATCACTACCATTTTAATTAAGctaaatgttttggattttaaaGAACCTGTGATGCATTCGAGTGAGGGTTCCAGCTCAATAATTCCCAGCCACTTTGCCAtcacgtgtttgtgtgcgctgAGAAATCAGGGGTAccgcgggaaattatccaatttcacttaattgccTCCAAGTTTATcaatgccagcaacatatagtaACGGAAGTTACGTAATTGGCCTGTGCATCTACTTTTGGTGACGTTTTTGTTGACGGTGTGCTATGAGATTTTTCTAACATAAAATGTGGGGAAACACTGTTCCACTGTCGCGCTTACAAGTAGCCGACTACGGTATTACTTGATTTCTGGCTATTAACGACGCCACATTTCTTTTCCACTAGGTGGTGCTCATGAGGGGCTGCAGCACCTTGGTCCCTATGGCAACATTCCCAACATTGTGGCTGAGCTGGCAGGGGACAACGTTCCCAAAGACTTCAGCGATGATCACAACTACCCGGATCCTCCAAACCCTTGTCCTCTGGGAAAGACTGGTACGATTTAGCATTCTAAGCACAGCCTTGGATTTGTATACACACAATATTCtccttttttgtgggggggtgCCATTAAAGTACACTTTGCGATGATGGGGTATTCTGTCCGCTTCATCACATTCACAGCAGCAGATGGGTGTTTGGAAAACGCCCCGGACACGGCCGACTTCAGCCGGGAGTTCCAAAAGCACAGACACCTTTATGGCTCCGGGAATGAGTACCCTGCTTTGATGAAGTGGGTCAGTACACACGTGAATTGCTGCAACTGTATATTACCTCAAAGACATAGACTCAACTTACTACGCCCCACCCCCACGACTCTTAAGTGTAATTGACGACTGTAGCTACAgcacaaaacataaattatattttatatttatagatttagattgtttatttattgatatgTAGTGctaagtgttattttttttctctgattaCAATCCAAGATACTTCTGTTACTGGTATATTGTATTCATGTATATAGGAATAaggatgtgtgtacattaatattTCGGACTCATTATTGTTATCATATTTATTATAGTACTATTTATAGCCAGGTGTTGTCGTAAGTATGTTTTTCCTTCCCACTATCTGAACCCCATACCACAGACCTGTGAGGAGGCTGTACTACCCACTCCGACCGTAATACTTGCACGTAGCATAAAAGTTATGCTCAGACTACACTGCCATCTGTCTACCATAGCGACCAGATCACCTACTTTAGTAGACgatacagtgattcccaaccgctGTCCCGCAGCACGTTAAGTGCGCTGTGAGAATCATCGGGTGTGCTGTCGGAAATTAATTTCACttttgtcctttttattttcatgcaaaTTTTCATTCAATTCAGTACAAATTGTGtaactttgttcatctatctatgccagcgacgtatcgTGACAGACAtaataattaaatgctcttccactagagggCAGAAGGTACAGTcatctgttgccattcatacaacagattgatagctttgtgttcaactaaactaGCCCAACTTTCACATTAAGTAAATTTGTGGGTAATTTTGATGCACAGTATTTTTTGGCCAGTGAAGATTTTCGGTCAGAAATGGCCCAAATGTGGATTTGGACCGAAAGGCTTTTGTCACAGAAAGAAAACTGCTGAAACTGGATGTTGCTGTGGCGCAAGCAAATAGTCGCAGCTATCTACAAGCTACAGCGTTATTGAACAAACAGTACTGAAACACAATAAACACAAGTATATTTGACTGGTGAGTatatctgcctcacggttctgaggacccgggttcaaatctcggcctcgcctgcgtggagtttgcatgttctccccgttcctgcgtgggttttctccgggcactcctgtttcctcccacatcccaaaagcatgcacggtaggtcaattgaagactctaaattgcccgtaggtgtgaatgtgagtgcaaatggttgtttgtttctatgtgccctgcgattggctggcgaccagttcagggtgtaccccgcctct of Phyllopteryx taeniolatus isolate TA_2022b chromosome 18, UOR_Ptae_1.2, whole genome shotgun sequence contains these proteins:
- the LOC133468304 gene encoding inactive Rho GTPase-activating protein 11B-like, with product MKVTDGDVIRCHLQVMHGINVKGVERKTDRLFVGGAKVFGVPLENLSRNFIPEFGLVPGFLVDACSFLLERAGTVGLFRKPGSLPRIKALRAKLNRGEACLATAFAYDMATIIKQFCRELPEPLIPAEIHAAILKAQSLDSLQDRTLALQLLSCLLPARNASCLHYLFDFLSKVTQRCEENLMTSTNLATVFAPCLLPPPNKQEMSEGRFELRILVLRTFIEKPQLFGVIPKAVMDSMEVLMNFHLLNESHSKKETQKRHSLKVLWSVKTVPWLQGKSKVRPPVHHQESVPRRPTLRRSLGLEAFPNIVFFRACLASEDQDSSPGAAILDALNLSGKRSSPNLINGELRLALFPGLVRGQDAASPALTGVGKLQLASWSRRISL
- the LOC133468305 gene encoding neuroendocrine protein 7B2 isoform X2, which encodes MWSAVFGVLLCLQLDGAAGRSALGADQVSEADIQRLLHGVMEQLGIARPRVEYPAHQATNIVGPQSIQGGAHEGLQHLGPYGNIPNIVAELAGDNVPKDFSDDHNYPDPPNPCPLGKTAADGCLENAPDTADFSREFQKHRHLYGSGNEYPALMKWNKERLYQKLKGGPQRRKRSLNPYLMGQRLDNVVAKKSVPNFYEEEEGEASTVSATN
- the LOC133468305 gene encoding neuroendocrine protein 7B2 isoform X1, coding for MTEMWSAVFGVLLCLQLDGAAGRSALGADQVSEADIQRLLHGVMEQLGIARPRVEYPAHQATNIVGPQSIQGGAHEGLQHLGPYGNIPNIVAELAGDNVPKDFSDDHNYPDPPNPCPLGKTAADGCLENAPDTADFSREFQKHRHLYGSGNEYPALMKWNKERLYQKLKGGPQRRKRSLNPYLMGQRLDNVVAKKSVPNFYEEEEGEASTVSATN